A region from the Rheinheimera mangrovi genome encodes:
- a CDS encoding PAS domain-containing sensor histidine kinase — translation MLVTHSSVSTLMYGFGAAVTAAIFIADTITSLQIAVAVLYVIVVLMAAEMFSKRGVIAVGALCIVLTLTAFFMSHGATLHSSAFARCLISLAAIAITTVLALKSQTAKALLQQQVYLLSQTHDAILTCDRKGVITSWNKGASNLYGWSREQAIGKTLCQLLNTPENAMQQLLATGHYEGELTERHQSGQPVVVASRWSVALDAKGKAQSILISNNDLTESRFAEDKLRVQQLALEQANRLSTLGQMSASLAHEINQPLASISMSAEASLRWMNRPEPDLPEISSCVSAIVKEAHRAAEVVKRIRTLSKKGTVTLLQLDLREVISESVLLLEKELQRHHIQISQQLPDRPLWVAGDKIQLQQILINLLVNAQQAMEQTALSERYLTVTVVPDQQNWLLTVADSGAGITAADYPLLFDAFYSTKSEGMGMGLSICRSIAEAHHGLLWAEQKQPPGAVFCLQLPQLAADPL, via the coding sequence ATGCTGGTTACACATAGCTCAGTCAGCACTTTGATGTATGGATTTGGTGCTGCTGTCACTGCAGCTATTTTTATTGCCGATACCATCACTTCACTGCAAATTGCGGTGGCTGTGCTTTATGTCATTGTGGTGCTGATGGCCGCCGAAATGTTTTCAAAACGTGGCGTTATTGCTGTTGGCGCCTTGTGCATAGTGCTGACCCTGACTGCATTTTTTATGTCGCATGGCGCGACTTTACACAGCTCGGCTTTTGCCCGTTGCCTGATAAGCCTTGCTGCTATTGCAATTACCACTGTGCTGGCACTGAAAAGCCAGACCGCTAAAGCTTTGCTGCAACAACAAGTGTATTTATTGTCGCAAACTCATGACGCCATTTTAACCTGCGATAGGAAGGGAGTGATCACCAGCTGGAATAAGGGCGCGAGCAACTTATATGGCTGGAGCAGGGAGCAGGCAATAGGCAAAACCTTATGTCAGTTGCTCAACACACCGGAAAACGCGATGCAGCAACTGCTCGCCACTGGTCATTATGAAGGTGAACTGACAGAGCGGCATCAATCCGGACAGCCAGTGGTAGTGGCCAGTCGCTGGTCTGTGGCTTTGGATGCCAAAGGTAAAGCTCAGTCTATTTTGATCAGTAACAACGATTTGACCGAAAGCCGCTTTGCTGAAGATAAACTCCGGGTGCAGCAATTAGCGCTGGAGCAGGCTAACAGATTGAGCACTTTAGGTCAGATGTCTGCATCATTAGCTCATGAAATTAATCAGCCTTTGGCGTCCATCAGCATGAGTGCCGAAGCCTCATTGCGCTGGATGAACAGGCCAGAACCCGATCTACCTGAAATCAGTTCCTGTGTCAGTGCCATAGTCAAAGAAGCACACAGAGCAGCTGAAGTGGTGAAACGGATCCGCACCTTGTCGAAAAAAGGCACTGTGACTTTGCTGCAGCTGGATTTACGTGAAGTGATTTCTGAGTCGGTGTTGTTGCTTGAAAAGGAGCTGCAACGTCATCATATTCAAATCAGTCAGCAGTTGCCTGACAGACCGCTTTGGGTGGCTGGAGATAAAATTCAGTTACAGCAAATATTGATTAACTTGCTGGTGAATGCCCAACAGGCGATGGAGCAGACTGCGCTGTCTGAACGTTATTTGACAGTCACAGTAGTGCCGGATCAGCAAAACTGGCTGTTAACAGTAGCTGATTCCGGAGCTGGTATTACAGCTGCGGATTATCCATTATTATTTGATGCATTTTACAGTACAAAATCAGAAGGTATGGGCATGGGCTTATCTATTTGCCGCAGTATTGCTGAGGCACATCATGGCTTGTTATGGGCAGAACAAAAGCAGCCTCCCGGAGCTGTGTTTTGTCTGCAACTGCCGCAACTGGCAGCGGATCCTCTGTGA
- a CDS encoding response regulator transcription factor, producing MIKTASGAKPPIVYVLDDDPAVRDSLSSLLRSVGLKAEVFATVAEFQQVSLAAVPSCLILDVRLQFANGLDFHRQLLEKGIDLPVIFITGHGDIPMTVKAMKSGAVDFLAKPFREQDLLDAIAAALQKDQQRLAADSVSDELRQSFNSLTNREQQVMRMAVAGLLNKQIADQLNLSLITVKIHRGNMMKKMQAKNFAELVRMAGQLELSKS from the coding sequence GTGATTAAGACTGCATCAGGGGCTAAACCGCCCATAGTCTATGTGCTGGATGATGATCCGGCAGTGCGGGATTCATTAAGCAGTTTATTGCGCTCAGTGGGCTTAAAAGCCGAAGTCTTTGCTACTGTGGCCGAATTTCAGCAGGTCAGCCTGGCTGCAGTACCCAGTTGTCTGATCCTCGATGTGCGGCTGCAGTTTGCTAATGGTCTGGATTTTCATCGTCAGTTACTGGAAAAAGGCATCGACTTGCCGGTGATTTTTATCACAGGCCACGGTGATATTCCGATGACGGTCAAAGCAATGAAATCCGGTGCTGTGGATTTTCTGGCCAAACCTTTCCGTGAACAGGATTTACTGGATGCCATAGCGGCGGCCTTGCAAAAAGATCAGCAACGTCTGGCTGCGGATTCTGTGTCTGATGAATTGCGTCAAAGCTTCAACTCGTTAACCAACAGGGAGCAGCAAGTGATGCGGATGGCTGTGGCAGGTTTGCTGAACAAACAAATTGCAGACCAGCTGAATTTAAGCCTGATCACAGTAAAAATTCATCGCGGTAATATGATGAAAAAAATGCAGGCGAAAAATTTTGCTGAACTGGTTCGTATGGCCGGACAGTTGGAACTGAGTAAAAGTTAA
- a CDS encoding response regulator, producing the protein MKPPLIYVLDDDDSVRIALGSFLRSLGFKVETFASGRQLLASDQLTLVSCVISDVQMPGMSGFEVLGLLQQMTPPVPVVLLTAFFEESLKQKALAAGASAFLSKPFSSAEMLKVLETLL; encoded by the coding sequence TTGAAACCGCCTTTGATTTATGTGCTTGATGACGACGATTCTGTCCGTATTGCTTTAGGCAGCTTTCTGCGTAGCCTGGGATTTAAGGTAGAAACCTTTGCTTCAGGCCGTCAATTATTGGCCTCAGACCAATTAACTCTGGTGTCCTGCGTGATTTCCGATGTGCAAATGCCCGGCATGAGTGGTTTTGAAGTGCTGGGGCTGTTGCAACAAATGACCCCTCCTGTTCCTGTGGTATTACTCACAGCTTTTTTTGAAGAGAGCTTAAAACAAAAAGCATTGGCCGCTGGTGCCAGCGCTTTTCTCAGTAAGCCTTTCAGCTCGGCCGAAATGCTGAAGGTGCTGGAAACTCTGCTGTAA
- a CDS encoding methyl-accepting chemotaxis protein has protein sequence MLLRKISIGKRAASGFALLTLIMLFLGFFSLSQMQRLNQATKEIDQHWLAGINTLLELNNRIGTVRLEGQRFRASKDDAVRAKSKALINKASAEIVQLEEQYKLRDLAETELATMTALERSLTLYFDDLNQLISLAEQHNLSDAEAESLSRQLSEGGASISLNLEKLIAYNKAGSAEAAAGNEQNFERSSLMVRITLLLAVVLTVVLAVVLTRSIVLPVRKALLAAETIASGDLSQSIECKGNDEPAFLLRAMDLMRKNLKDVIENIRDSAVQLASATEEMNTVIWSSTNDLQQQSNEIELTATAMSQMTSAVNEVAGNAVSTSELSQLSDREAKDGNQRVAQSISLIEDLVTNVMSVSDKAETLATHTQSISKVLEVIRTIADQTNLLALNAAIEAARAGESGRGFAVVADEVRSLAQRTQQSTLEIENMINTVQHQTDDTVHSLQFSAQQAEATLEQAKAADQALRQITLAISQINERNLAIAGATEQQALVAREVDQSLLKIRDLSTQTAAGASQTSQASQELSKLAVNLAGLVDRFAF, from the coding sequence ATGCTGTTAAGAAAAATAAGTATCGGAAAAAGAGCAGCCAGTGGTTTTGCGTTACTGACGTTAATTATGTTGTTTTTAGGCTTTTTCAGCTTGTCACAAATGCAGCGGCTGAATCAGGCCACCAAAGAGATCGATCAGCACTGGTTAGCTGGTATCAATACCTTGCTGGAGCTGAATAACAGAATTGGCACTGTGCGGCTGGAAGGGCAAAGATTCAGAGCCAGCAAAGATGATGCAGTGCGGGCAAAAAGCAAAGCGCTGATCAATAAAGCCAGTGCTGAGATAGTGCAGCTGGAAGAGCAATACAAACTGCGTGATTTAGCAGAAACAGAGCTGGCCACCATGACGGCTCTGGAGCGTAGCCTGACCTTGTACTTTGATGATCTGAACCAACTGATCAGTCTGGCTGAACAGCACAACCTGAGCGATGCTGAAGCTGAATCTTTAAGCCGTCAGTTAAGTGAAGGTGGCGCCAGTATCAGTCTGAACTTAGAAAAGCTGATTGCCTATAACAAAGCAGGTTCGGCTGAAGCTGCTGCTGGTAATGAGCAAAACTTCGAGCGGTCTTCCTTGATGGTACGTATAACTTTACTGCTGGCTGTAGTTCTGACAGTTGTGTTAGCTGTAGTGCTGACCCGTAGCATCGTATTACCTGTGCGCAAAGCTTTACTGGCTGCTGAAACTATTGCCAGCGGTGATTTAAGTCAAAGTATTGAGTGCAAAGGTAATGATGAACCTGCCTTTTTGCTGCGTGCTATGGACCTGATGCGGAAAAATTTGAAAGATGTGATCGAAAATATCCGCGATTCTGCTGTGCAACTGGCTTCAGCCACAGAAGAAATGAACACAGTGATTTGGAGCAGTACCAACGATTTGCAGCAACAAAGTAATGAAATTGAACTGACCGCGACAGCCATGTCACAAATGACCTCTGCAGTGAATGAAGTGGCAGGCAATGCCGTCTCTACATCAGAACTGTCGCAGTTGTCTGATCGTGAAGCCAAAGATGGCAATCAGCGGGTGGCGCAGTCCATCAGCCTGATTGAAGATTTGGTCACTAATGTGATGTCGGTTTCTGATAAAGCTGAAACTCTGGCGACTCACACCCAAAGCATCAGCAAAGTGCTGGAAGTGATACGCACTATAGCTGACCAAACCAATCTGCTGGCATTAAATGCCGCCATCGAAGCCGCCAGAGCGGGTGAAAGTGGTCGTGGTTTTGCGGTCGTGGCTGATGAGGTGCGCTCGCTGGCGCAACGTACCCAGCAGTCAACGCTGGAAATTGAAAATATGATCAACACTGTGCAACACCAAACCGATGACACAGTGCATTCACTGCAGTTCAGCGCACAGCAGGCTGAAGCTACTCTGGAACAAGCCAAAGCGGCAGACCAGGCCTTACGTCAAATCACGCTGGCCATTTCGCAGATTAACGAACGTAATCTGGCGATAGCAGGTGCGACTGAACAACAGGCGTTAGTGGCCAGAGAAGTTGACCAAAGTCTGTTAAAAATCCGTGATTTATCCACTCAAACTGCGGCCGGTGCCAGCCAGACTTCGCAAGCCAGTCAGGAGTTATCCAAACTGGCAGTAAATCTGGCAGGTTTAGTCGACCGTTTCGCCTTTTAA
- a CDS encoding putative bifunctional diguanylate cyclase/phosphodiesterase — protein MNSIHFPVASEHFSGAADTNSKPQITVVVAKTGLWLILYLSIVLLLCGFLLISYLQTERQAKADLHNINLTLESRLNAGLLHPVQTQLSSVAQMLDSTLLDKSQLEQETLRQHLQTLTSRFPELPPLIVLSKYGSALLSIEGGDPQLYFSQIPALVNAPKLPALLFEQTSDNRLALAVPLFNTRHELNGWVATSVRLDAIQKLFAQVELGPAGVLTLRRIDPPATVVRQPEWTEKMPRYEADLIDRQLAEGQNEGVLFMHSRVDAVKRLYGFKRLGSYPFVVVTGYASKDYLAEWYLSSALATVLSVLICLLSFIFSRRLQKTRAKEQRSAKELQAKEEYIRLLLHSVGHPIFGLNLRGECSFSNQSCVQLFGYAKDTDLSSKPLEIHFVDHNGERTDLMGRLLSQIRQGKEFYCDDHSFINAQQQQIQVEIRAYPNIKNQQLIGAVVTLQDISERKDQEQRISYMAYHDALTGLPNRWLLKDRFEQLQAGVDGQDGHIALLYLDLDNFKNINDSLGHYAGDAVLHAVAKRLLSFKSRIDTVARLGGDEYLLLVRIAQQHEELKQLLQDIITQIQQPLQLEAQQVSVTPSIGVAIHVLHGADFEALLKAADMALYKAKEDGRNTYRFYHRTMGEQGVRRLMLQTDLRQALSKKQLFIQYQPQLDLHTGRIIGAEALLRWKHPVEGLISPAEFIPAAEANGMIIPISNWLIREVCQQAMLWRKQGMAPFVVAVNCSAVQFRQGDLVAEVRQALEESGLPAQWLELELTESMLLQDSERVMQIIAQLKALGVKLSIDDFGTGYSNMAYLKRFAVDKLKIDQSFVKGIARNPDDEAIVQSIITLAHSFNLKAIAEGVEDTATADLLRARGCDEVQGYCYAKPLAPEAFLDFALSNQRETTQVVQLKYGQS, from the coding sequence ATGAACAGTATCCATTTTCCTGTGGCATCAGAGCATTTTTCAGGTGCTGCTGACACAAACAGCAAGCCACAGATCACAGTTGTGGTAGCCAAAACCGGTTTATGGCTGATTTTATACCTGAGTATTGTCTTGTTACTCTGCGGTTTTTTATTGATCTCTTATCTGCAAACCGAACGTCAGGCCAAAGCTGATTTGCATAATATCAATCTGACGCTGGAGTCCAGACTAAACGCCGGTTTATTGCACCCGGTACAGACTCAGCTCAGCAGTGTGGCGCAGATGCTGGACAGCACTTTGCTGGATAAAAGTCAGCTGGAACAGGAGACGCTGCGCCAGCACCTGCAGACTCTGACCAGTCGTTTCCCGGAATTGCCTCCGCTGATTGTGCTGAGTAAATATGGCTCGGCTCTACTCAGCATTGAAGGTGGAGATCCGCAGCTGTATTTTTCGCAAATACCGGCACTGGTCAATGCGCCTAAATTACCTGCACTGCTGTTTGAACAAACTTCAGATAACAGGCTGGCGCTGGCCGTGCCTTTGTTTAATACCCGGCATGAACTTAATGGTTGGGTGGCGACTTCAGTGCGATTGGACGCCATTCAGAAGCTATTTGCCCAGGTAGAACTGGGGCCTGCAGGTGTGTTAACTCTGCGCCGTATCGACCCGCCTGCCACAGTAGTACGTCAGCCCGAGTGGACTGAAAAAATGCCACGTTATGAAGCCGATTTAATAGACCGGCAACTGGCGGAAGGCCAAAACGAAGGGGTGCTTTTTATGCATTCCAGAGTAGATGCGGTGAAACGTTTGTATGGTTTTAAAAGACTGGGCTCTTATCCTTTTGTTGTCGTCACAGGGTACGCCAGCAAAGATTATCTGGCGGAATGGTATTTAAGTTCAGCGCTGGCGACTGTGTTATCTGTGCTGATTTGTCTGCTGAGTTTTATTTTCAGTCGTCGCCTGCAAAAAACCAGAGCCAAAGAGCAGCGCTCAGCCAAAGAATTGCAAGCCAAAGAGGAATACATTCGATTATTGCTGCATTCAGTGGGCCACCCCATTTTTGGATTGAATTTACGCGGCGAATGTTCTTTCAGTAACCAGAGTTGTGTGCAGTTGTTTGGTTATGCCAAAGACACGGATTTATCCTCTAAACCGCTTGAGATCCATTTTGTTGATCACAACGGCGAACGCACGGATCTGATGGGCAGATTGTTAAGTCAAATCCGTCAGGGCAAAGAGTTTTACTGCGACGATCATAGTTTTATTAACGCGCAACAGCAGCAAATTCAGGTGGAGATCCGCGCTTATCCCAATATCAAAAACCAGCAGTTAATAGGGGCTGTGGTGACTTTGCAGGATATTTCTGAGCGGAAAGATCAGGAACAACGCATCAGTTATATGGCTTATCACGATGCATTAACAGGCCTGCCCAACCGCTGGTTACTAAAAGACAGATTTGAGCAGTTGCAGGCTGGTGTTGATGGCCAGGATGGCCATATAGCTCTGCTGTATCTGGATTTGGATAACTTTAAAAACATCAATGACTCACTGGGGCATTACGCCGGTGATGCCGTATTGCATGCGGTGGCTAAACGTTTGTTGTCTTTTAAAAGCCGTATCGACACTGTGGCCCGGCTGGGTGGCGATGAATACTTGTTGCTGGTACGGATTGCGCAGCAGCACGAAGAGCTGAAGCAGTTATTGCAGGACATTATTACCCAAATTCAACAACCGCTGCAGTTAGAAGCACAGCAAGTTTCAGTGACGCCTTCTATAGGTGTGGCTATTCATGTGCTGCATGGCGCTGATTTTGAAGCTTTGCTGAAAGCGGCGGATATGGCCTTGTATAAAGCCAAAGAAGATGGCCGTAACACCTACAGGTTTTATCACAGAACTATGGGAGAGCAGGGCGTGCGCCGCCTGATGCTGCAAACCGATCTGCGTCAGGCGTTAAGCAAAAAACAGCTGTTTATCCAGTATCAGCCTCAGCTGGACTTACACACAGGCCGCATTATTGGCGCTGAAGCTTTATTGCGCTGGAAACATCCTGTTGAAGGGCTGATTTCTCCGGCAGAGTTTATTCCGGCGGCTGAAGCCAACGGCATGATTATTCCGATCAGTAACTGGCTCATCCGTGAAGTTTGTCAGCAAGCCATGTTGTGGCGTAAGCAAGGTATGGCGCCTTTTGTGGTGGCGGTTAATTGTTCAGCTGTGCAGTTCCGTCAGGGCGATTTAGTGGCTGAAGTACGGCAGGCGCTGGAAGAGTCAGGTTTACCGGCCCAATGGCTGGAACTGGAGTTGACAGAGTCAATGCTGCTGCAGGATTCAGAGCGGGTGATGCAGATTATTGCCCAGTTAAAAGCTCTGGGGGTGAAGTTGTCCATCGATGACTTTGGTACAGGCTACTCCAATATGGCCTACCTGAAACGTTTTGCGGTGGACAAGCTGAAAATCGACCAGTCCTTTGTCAAGGGCATAGCCCGTAATCCGGACGATGAAGCCATAGTGCAATCCATTATCACCCTGGCGCACAGCTTTAATCTGAAAGCTATTGCTGAAGGGGTGGAAGATACGGCCACTGCCGATCTGCTGCGTGCCCGCGGCTGTGACGAAGTGCAGGGGTATTGTTATGCCAAACCTTTAGCTCCTGAGGCTTTTCTGGATTTTGCGTTGAGTAATCAGCGTGAGACCACTCAGGTTGTGCAATTGAAATACGGTCAAAGTTAA
- a CDS encoding DMT family transporter, producing MNNSDNMQQSTEQNDFTGVVYGLIGSCIWGSYMAVSSQGIADGFSAEDLAFLRYLTSGLLLLPVLALSNMFRRVGWQRSLVLTLLAGPVFAILALHGFAYAPLIHGTVIQALALILSCLAIVLLCHKEKLKFSYLAALLVLFVGLAAVARPFAVPDHDGAAFWRGDVLFALAGLMWALFLMLVRYWQVDALAATVVVAVLSSLIYCPLYLVLHGPLHISMLDFDHVIEQVLFQGVLSGVLALFAFSKAVQYLGLGKAVLFQAFSPAVTMLSGILLFQHIPVLSQWLGFSLIAAALFLGFYRELD from the coding sequence ATGAACAACAGCGACAATATGCAGCAAAGCACAGAGCAAAACGATTTTACCGGTGTGGTGTACGGACTAATTGGCTCCTGCATTTGGGGTTCTTATATGGCCGTATCCAGTCAGGGTATTGCTGATGGTTTTAGTGCTGAGGATCTAGCGTTTTTACGTTACCTGACGTCAGGCTTATTACTGCTGCCTGTGCTGGCTTTGAGTAATATGTTCCGGAGAGTGGGCTGGCAGCGTTCTTTGGTGTTGACGCTGCTGGCCGGGCCTGTGTTTGCCATTTTGGCGTTGCATGGTTTTGCCTATGCTCCGCTTATTCATGGCACTGTGATCCAGGCTCTGGCGCTGATTTTATCTTGCCTGGCCATAGTGCTGCTGTGTCACAAGGAAAAACTTAAGTTCAGTTATCTGGCGGCTTTGCTGGTGTTATTTGTTGGTCTGGCTGCAGTGGCCCGGCCGTTTGCAGTTCCGGATCATGACGGCGCCGCATTCTGGAGAGGGGATGTACTTTTTGCGCTGGCTGGACTGATGTGGGCGCTGTTTTTAATGCTGGTTCGCTACTGGCAGGTGGATGCGTTAGCGGCCACAGTAGTGGTGGCTGTATTGTCGTCGCTGATTTATTGCCCGCTTTATTTAGTGTTGCATGGTCCTTTGCATATCTCGATGCTGGATTTTGATCATGTGATTGAGCAAGTGCTGTTTCAGGGCGTTTTATCCGGCGTATTGGCTTTATTTGCCTTCAGCAAAGCTGTGCAGTACCTCGGGCTTGGCAAGGCCGTATTGTTCCAGGCTTTTTCGCCTGCCGTCACTATGTTGTCAGGTATTTTGTTATTTCAGCATATTCCGGTTTTAAGTCAGTGGCTTGGTTTTAGCCTGATCGCAGCAGCGTTATTTCTGGGGTTTTATCGGGAATTGGACTAA
- a CDS encoding NAD(P)/FAD-dependent oxidoreductase, giving the protein MDLDVIILGGSYAGMAAALQLVRARRSVLVIDAGSRRNRFADSSHGFLTQDGNSPAAIAATAKAQLLAYPTVQWLDASALSAHKIASGFQVNTEQQSYQARRLILATGVTDQLPDIPGLAERWGKSIFHCPYCHGYELEQGSIGVVAASPLALHHALMLPDWGPTTLFTNECFEPDAEQKAQLLARGVVIESGKVLQISGKADVQLTTGKTLQMAGLFTQPATTVNSPLAEQLGCQFEQGPMGAFIHTSASKETTTAGVFACGDNARMAGSVAIAIGDGSLAGAMAHQSLLFSAISH; this is encoded by the coding sequence ATGGATCTTGATGTGATCATCCTGGGAGGCAGCTACGCTGGAATGGCCGCCGCTTTACAGTTAGTACGTGCCCGCCGCTCTGTCTTGGTGATAGACGCAGGCAGCAGACGCAATAGATTTGCTGACAGCTCGCACGGCTTTTTAACTCAGGACGGCAACAGCCCTGCCGCTATTGCTGCCACAGCCAAAGCTCAGTTGTTGGCCTATCCGACAGTGCAATGGCTGGATGCGTCTGCCCTCAGCGCTCACAAAATCGCATCCGGTTTTCAGGTCAATACAGAGCAACAAAGCTATCAGGCCAGACGTTTAATATTGGCTACAGGTGTGACCGATCAACTTCCTGACATTCCCGGTCTTGCAGAGCGTTGGGGCAAAAGTATTTTTCATTGCCCTTATTGCCATGGCTACGAGCTGGAGCAAGGCTCCATAGGTGTAGTCGCAGCCAGTCCACTCGCTTTGCACCATGCGCTGATGTTACCGGATTGGGGGCCAACCACTTTATTCACTAATGAATGTTTTGAGCCCGACGCAGAACAAAAAGCACAGCTGCTTGCCCGGGGTGTGGTGATTGAATCGGGTAAAGTGCTGCAGATTTCAGGCAAAGCGGATGTGCAGCTCACCACTGGTAAGACACTGCAGATGGCTGGCCTTTTTACCCAACCTGCCACCACAGTCAACAGCCCATTGGCAGAACAGTTAGGTTGCCAGTTTGAGCAAGGCCCAATGGGTGCTTTTATTCACACCAGCGCCAGCAAAGAAACCACTACAGCGGGCGTATTTGCCTGTGGTGATAATGCCCGTATGGCAGGTTCAGTGGCTATTGCCATAGGAGATGGTTCGCTGGCCGGAGCCATGGCGCATCAGTCTCTGCTGTTTAGCGCTATCAGCCACTAA
- a CDS encoding Rrf2 family transcriptional regulator: protein MKSDNKLSSILHVILHLAEHHQAMTSETLALYLKTNPVVIRRMMAGLRQAGLVVSVKGHGGGWTIAKPLEAISLRDVYQALGAPRLFAQGYRQEAPQCLIEQAVNASLDSAFAAAEQQLLQKFGSVNLSDIAADFELRRQQHLANLHNPQQPPKE from the coding sequence ATGAAAAGTGATAATAAACTCTCATCCATTTTGCATGTCATTCTGCATCTGGCTGAACATCATCAGGCCATGACGTCTGAGACGCTTGCCCTCTACCTGAAAACGAATCCTGTTGTGATCCGCCGCATGATGGCGGGCTTACGTCAGGCAGGATTAGTGGTTTCAGTCAAAGGCCATGGCGGGGGCTGGACTATAGCAAAGCCTCTTGAGGCCATCAGTTTGCGGGATGTGTATCAGGCTCTTGGTGCTCCCCGTCTCTTTGCTCAGGGGTACAGGCAGGAAGCGCCACAATGCCTTATCGAACAGGCGGTGAATGCGTCGCTGGACTCAGCTTTTGCGGCGGCAGAGCAACAACTGCTGCAAAAATTTGGCAGTGTTAATCTCTCTGATATAGCAGCTGATTTTGAACTCAGACGCCAGCAACATCTGGCGAATCTGCACAACCCACAACAACCCCCGAAAGAGTAA
- a CDS encoding BON domain-containing protein: MKRTTLAVMITLTLASVSAMAANDWKDATKDAWIDGKAETTLLLNGNLNSFTIDTHVKNGVVTLTGEVESDVDKALAAELVEGLEGVSSVENKLMVKKDSQTQADPKAISALKDAKIATVVKTSLLFEPETSGTSIDVDVSNSVVTLSGTVDSDAEKDLAVAKAKNTKDVVDVVDKLTVSKG, from the coding sequence ATGAAACGCACAACATTAGCAGTGATGATTACTTTAACTTTGGCATCTGTATCTGCCATGGCCGCCAATGACTGGAAAGATGCAACCAAAGATGCCTGGATAGACGGTAAAGCCGAAACCACGCTGTTGCTCAATGGCAACCTGAATTCTTTTACCATAGACACCCATGTGAAAAACGGTGTGGTCACTTTAACAGGTGAAGTAGAAAGTGATGTGGATAAAGCCTTAGCCGCAGAACTGGTAGAAGGCCTGGAAGGCGTCAGCTCAGTCGAAAACAAACTGATGGTGAAAAAAGACAGCCAAACCCAAGCTGATCCAAAAGCCATCAGTGCCTTAAAAGATGCAAAAATTGCCACTGTGGTAAAAACCAGCTTGCTGTTTGAACCTGAAACCAGTGGCACCAGCATAGATGTAGACGTCAGCAACAGCGTCGTCACACTCAGCGGTACAGTAGACTCAGATGCGGAAAAAGATTTGGCCGTTGCCAAAGCTAAAAACACCAAGGACGTGGTGGATGTGGTAGATAAACTTACTGTATCAAAAGGCTGA